The sequence ACTCACCTGCATCAAAACGGCCACGACGTTCACAGTTATCATGTACCCGTGCGCCATAGGCCCATTTTGGACGGTTGAACATATCGAGTGCGGGCAATTTACCGAACATGATGAAATACATCAGGGTGCCGACGATGTTCTTTTCGCTCGGTGGGCAACCACCTAAGTTAATCACGGGTTTGCTGACCACTTCGTGCACGCCCTTAGCCCCCGTAGGGTTAGGGTACGCGGCTTGCACGCCACCAAATGCTGCACAAGTGCCAACAGAGATAATCGCAGCGGCGCCTTCAGCTGCATGTTTGACGATTTCTAGACCTGTGTGGCCTTTACAACCTACGGTTAAGAAACTGCCGTTATTGGCGGTTGGGATTGCTCCTTCAACGGCCAGTAAATAGCGCCCCTTGTAGGTTTCGAGTGCGTGCTCTAGGTTTTCCTCAGCTTGCCAACCGGCAGCAGCCATTAAGGTTTCGTGATATTCCAAAGAGATATGATCAAAGATCAGCGAATCTAAGTTGGGGGTATCGGCACGAACTAAGGATTCGGAGCAGCCAGTACATTCAGCCATATGTAACCAAATTAAGGGTACACGGTCGGCGAGTTCGGCCGCTTCAGCAACTAAGTTACTAAAGGGGAGTGGTAGGGCGAGCATCCCCGTCACCATGGCACTCCATTTCATAAAATCACGGCGTGAGATGCCGTGTTGCTGTAATTTTTCGAGTAATGTTTGCTGTTGACGGGGAGCGAATTGGCGCAGTGCATCTAAGCGCGCCTTTCCCTGTTCATAGAGGGCTGCATGTGTGTCCATGGGTCAACCTTTTGTTATGGGAATGTAAATTGTTAAGGGTTTACATAATTGACACTCGCAGTTTAGGCGCTAAGGGGGAGAAAATTATTGATGCATATCAAGAATTTCTAAGAGATGTGACGAAACTGATTTTGACATTTAATTAACATGACGTGGATCTGATTTCGGTTTTGCTAATGGGACAAAATGTCCCATTTTTAACATTTTTTCCGCTAGCGCTCGCTTTGCAATCAATTGATGTCATAAAGATTAATGCTAAATGCTGACTTTATTTATTCTTTTGGGGTTTAAGTAAACCTTAAGATTCAGTTAATAAATTCAAACTTAATTGTGATGTAAGGGTAACCTATGAAAAAACTCGTGTTGTTCCTCGGAATGTTTAGTGCAAGTGTGCTTGCAGCGCCTTCACTCGATCACTTTGTATTTGATACACAAAGTCAAACCGTATCCCTTAATGAATTTAAAGGCAAAGTCGTTTATGTCGATTTTTGGGCCTCTTGGTGTGGACCCTGCCGTAAGTCTTTTCCTTGGATGAATGCCATGCAGCAAAAGTATCGAGAGCAAGGGCTAGCGGTTGTAGCCATTAACCTTGATACCGACAAAGCCCTTGCCGATGAGTTTTTAAAGCAAGTGCCAGCCCACTTTACCGTGCGTTTTAATCCAGAAGGCGATGTGGCGCGAAGCTTCGATTTATTGGGGATGCCCAGCAGCTTTATTTTCAATCGCCAAGGCCAGTTAGTGAATCAACATGCTGGTTTTTTCCAAGACAATATTGCTGATTATGAACAAGAACTCGTGAATCTTTTGAAGGAGTGAGCTATGCGAAAAATCACATTAGTTGCTGTCTCGTTATTGATGCTAGGGGCGGGTGGTTGCTCAAGCTTAGGGGTTGAGCCGTGGGAAAAAGGCCAGTTTGCCCGAAGCGACATGGCGCTTGATAGCGAAAAGTTAGATCTGGCCTTGGACGATCATATTTACTTCAGTAAAGAAGGCAGCAGTGGTGGTCGAGCTTTTGCCGGTGGAGGTTGTGGTTGTAACTAACCCCAATTTAATAATCGCTAATACCTTAGGTTTTTCGTCTAAATAAGCTTCAGTGACATAAAGGTGTTGTCAGCCATGACAAATAATAACAAGTTAGACACAAATGCCCCGCAAATTGTGCAAATGAAACCGCAGACAAAACACATCGCCAGTGCGTTGGCGTTAGCCAGTTGCGGTTTGTTTGTATCTAATGGACACGCGACTGAATTAGCCAAAAATGTCGATGATTGGAAAGTCGATGCTGCGCTCATGTATTACGGTGAGCAGGATAGGGTGCAGGCGGTTGAGGCCATCGGTACGGCGCAAAAAGCCTTTGGTGATGATAGCGTACTTGATCTAAAACTGGTTGTTGATAGCTTAACGGGGGCTTCGGCCTCTGGCGCTGTCGCCCAAAGTAACAGTCAGACCTTTACCCGTCCTTCTGGTAATGGCCAATATACCGTAGCCGCGGGCGAGACGCCGCTCGATGATACTTTCCATGATACTCGAGTGCAGGCGAAT comes from Shewanella oneidensis MR-1 and encodes:
- the hyaA gene encoding nickel-dependent hydrogenase small subunit, which produces MDTHAALYEQGKARLDALRQFAPRQQQTLLEKLQQHGISRRDFMKWSAMVTGMLALPLPFSNLVAEAAELADRVPLIWLHMAECTGCSESLVRADTPNLDSLIFDHISLEYHETLMAAAGWQAEENLEHALETYKGRYLLAVEGAIPTANNGSFLTVGCKGHTGLEIVKHAAEGAAAIISVGTCAAFGGVQAAYPNPTGAKGVHEVVSKPVINLGGCPPSEKNIVGTLMYFIMFGKLPALDMFNRPKWAYGARVHDNCERRGRFDAGEFVEEFGDHGAKEGYCLYKVGCKGPYTYNNCPTERFNHHTSWPVLAGHGCMGCSEPNFWDDMADFEKPLGRQLLHGLDATADTVGAVILGATVVGIGAHAVASIFAKPLEE
- a CDS encoding DUF4266 domain-containing protein, with the translated sequence MRKITLVAVSLLMLGAGGCSSLGVEPWEKGQFARSDMALDSEKLDLALDDHIYFSKEGSSGGRAFAGGGCGCN
- a CDS encoding TlpA disulfide reductase family protein; translation: MKKLVLFLGMFSASVLAAPSLDHFVFDTQSQTVSLNEFKGKVVYVDFWASWCGPCRKSFPWMNAMQQKYREQGLAVVAINLDTDKALADEFLKQVPAHFTVRFNPEGDVARSFDLLGMPSSFIFNRQGQLVNQHAGFFQDNIADYEQELVNLLKE